A region of Sphingobium baderi DNA encodes the following proteins:
- a CDS encoding site-specific integrase — translation MMPPLCLRVEDWPSIDQQIWREARMPMRFDRRARIAGGWSEARCKIVCQGYGQWLSCLIRWGELDPTEPPESRVTHERIETFVTEIQARVAPWSVAMMVQATQRMLTVMAPDHDWHWLDAVVANLKRLARPARDKRPHMVDPVQLYGLGIGLMTEARRRAADGDYHAATMGRDGLIIATLIACPVRIANLTMIEIGRHLLAAEGAYMLRFSEEETKTGRAIEAELPPQLTPWIDFYLRVHRPRLLERGDDRSTRNLWINRWGTPMIEHAVRDQIRKRTGDAFGRHVWPHLFRAIAATGMVDHAPEQAALLPDLLGHGDERTSKRHYVLSSGTMAHRAVQSVMLDLRRAAAGYLRSGGRT, via the coding sequence ATGATGCCGCCATTATGCCTCAGGGTTGAGGATTGGCCATCCATCGACCAGCAGATATGGCGTGAAGCACGCATGCCGATGCGGTTCGACCGCCGTGCGCGGATCGCCGGAGGTTGGAGCGAAGCGCGTTGCAAGATCGTCTGTCAGGGATATGGTCAGTGGCTTTCCTGTCTCATCCGCTGGGGAGAGCTTGATCCCACGGAGCCTCCAGAAAGCCGGGTGACGCACGAACGGATCGAAACGTTCGTCACCGAGATTCAGGCACGGGTTGCACCTTGGTCGGTCGCGATGATGGTGCAGGCCACTCAGCGCATGCTGACGGTCATGGCTCCGGATCATGACTGGCACTGGCTGGATGCCGTGGTTGCCAACCTGAAGCGCCTTGCCCGACCTGCTCGCGATAAACGGCCCCATATGGTCGATCCCGTCCAACTCTATGGGCTCGGTATCGGCCTCATGACGGAAGCGCGGCGACGGGCAGCGGATGGAGACTATCATGCCGCGACCATGGGCCGCGATGGTTTGATCATTGCCACCCTGATCGCCTGTCCTGTCCGCATCGCCAACCTGACGATGATCGAGATCGGCCGCCATCTTTTAGCCGCCGAGGGTGCGTATATGCTGAGGTTCAGCGAAGAGGAGACCAAGACCGGGCGCGCGATCGAGGCCGAACTGCCGCCGCAACTGACGCCCTGGATCGACTTCTATCTGCGCGTCCATCGCCCGCGTCTGCTTGAACGCGGTGACGACAGGTCGACCCGCAATTTGTGGATCAACCGGTGGGGAACCCCGATGATCGAGCATGCGGTCCGTGATCAGATCAGGAAACGGACAGGCGATGCGTTCGGCAGGCATGTCTGGCCCCATCTGTTCAGGGCTATCGCGGCAACGGGTATGGTCGACCACGCGCCAGAGCAGGCCGCGCTGCTTCCCGATCTGCTGGGGCATGGCGATGAGCGGACGAGTAAGCGCCATTATGTGCTCTCTTCCGGCACGATGGCGCACAGGGCCGTGCAGTCGGTGATGCTCGATCTTCGTCGAGCTGCTGCTGGCTACCTCAGGTCTGGCGGACGAACATAA
- a CDS encoding site-specific integrase, which translates to MDTPADQRQVFARLEELSPAMANMSEGSYANFKSRIRKVFRLAHGRAFNPRSRYPLTGEWGALQATLDVRTQRSTSRLFHFAARHGVLPEQMSDALLERFVAHLRDEAMIGNWLGTLRENIKVWNRLAASRDDLPFLMPPPVKRTPYWIAFEEWPEGLREEVMALLHRFANPNIFMGRKVRKLSPNTVQQYRHMIATLVSAMVGDGVPLARLNSLAVALHPDHVARALAFLAARGGGIVTATMMQMMIRVRVIAGMCNLPEEQREELEAISYNLEENAPPERKRRYMASKNRVLLDRIEHDKRFAALVFTLPDRLASEARAKEDKRSAPALMRTALAIHLLLTCSMRRENLVNLERGRSIKRIGQPPDHKWIIDLTPEEVKNGQELRHELEGPTVELLEEYLADWRSRLCAKPNSWLFPGPDGERIDPRTMAVAVQAQSRRVLGVAISPHQFRHISADSFLQAHPDKLDQISEHLGHRDRNTTRYYYARSKQKQASRAYRKHVLKLHDEATRYLVRHGRKRRHSDGSDEL; encoded by the coding sequence ATGGATACTCCCGCTGACCAGCGCCAAGTCTTCGCACGGTTGGAAGAGCTATCACCGGCCATGGCCAATATGTCGGAAGGGTCCTATGCCAACTTCAAGTCACGGATACGCAAGGTGTTCCGTTTGGCCCATGGCAGGGCGTTCAACCCACGGTCGCGTTACCCGCTCACCGGGGAATGGGGAGCCTTGCAGGCAACTCTCGATGTCAGGACGCAACGCTCCACATCCCGTCTGTTTCACTTCGCAGCCCGTCACGGCGTTCTGCCAGAGCAGATGTCTGACGCCCTGCTTGAGCGCTTCGTGGCCCATCTGCGCGATGAGGCGATGATCGGCAATTGGCTAGGAACGCTCCGGGAAAATATCAAGGTCTGGAACAGGCTGGCTGCTTCGCGGGACGATCTTCCGTTTCTGATGCCGCCTCCGGTTAAGCGGACTCCTTATTGGATAGCATTTGAGGAATGGCCAGAAGGGCTGCGTGAAGAAGTGATGGCCCTGCTTCACAGGTTTGCCAATCCGAATATTTTCATGGGCCGGAAAGTCAGGAAGCTCTCGCCAAATACGGTGCAGCAGTATCGTCACATGATTGCCACTCTGGTTTCGGCCATGGTCGGTGATGGAGTTCCGCTCGCGCGCCTGAACAGCTTGGCTGTTGCTCTGCATCCCGATCATGTTGCGCGGGCGCTTGCGTTTCTCGCCGCACGTGGCGGAGGTATCGTAACTGCGACCATGATGCAGATGATGATCCGTGTTCGGGTTATTGCTGGCATGTGCAATTTGCCGGAGGAACAGCGGGAAGAGCTTGAGGCCATTTCGTATAATCTGGAGGAAAACGCTCCGCCGGAACGCAAAAGGCGGTATATGGCCTCGAAAAACCGGGTGCTTCTGGACCGGATCGAGCATGACAAGCGGTTCGCCGCCCTCGTCTTTACGCTGCCTGATCGTCTCGCGAGCGAAGCCAGGGCAAAGGAGGACAAACGGTCTGCGCCCGCGCTGATGCGTACGGCGCTTGCCATCCATCTCCTCCTTACCTGTTCCATGCGGCGGGAAAATCTTGTCAATTTGGAGCGGGGCCGGTCGATCAAGCGGATCGGCCAGCCGCCGGATCATAAGTGGATCATCGATCTGACACCTGAAGAGGTGAAAAACGGACAGGAATTGCGGCATGAACTGGAAGGGCCGACCGTCGAATTGCTGGAGGAATATCTCGCCGATTGGCGTTCGCGGCTTTGCGCCAAGCCCAATTCCTGGCTTTTCCCCGGACCGGATGGGGAGAGGATAGACCCCAGGACCATGGCGGTCGCGGTGCAGGCGCAATCAAGGCGCGTGTTGGGCGTTGCCATCTCTCCTCACCAATTCAGGCATATTTCAGCCGACAGCTTCCTTCAGGCTCATCCTGACAAGCTCGATCAAATCAGTGAGCATCTGGGCCATCGCGACCGGAACACCACGCGCTACTATTATGCGCGCTCGAAACAGAAGCAGGCAAGCAGGGCCTATCGCAAGCATGTATTGAAGCTGCATGACGAGGCGACCCGCTATCTTGTCCGGCATGGCCGCAAGCGCAGGCATTCCGATGGGAGTGACGAGCTATGA
- a CDS encoding amidase gives MGKDDRDSGININISRRLMLGGMACAATAPLLGNVARAATSTGDELTWLPATRLRDMIAKKEVSALEVTNHFLARIERLNPLLHAFVHVDPDGARRAAREADKAVANGKPLGPLHGVPMGIKDQIWAKGLPSTCGSQVFANFRPSFDGTIVERLRAAGAIIVGTTNMPEFAAWPRSKSYVAGEAVNSWDTSRIPGASSGGSGAAVAAGMVPVAIGTDGGGSTRIPASLCGLVGVLPTFGRVPGYGGFHCGLRGSAGPMARSVRDAAVVLQIISGPDPRMSRAIQTPAPDGLTGLETGVRGMRVAWSPDFGRLKPDPAVLASAQLAAHALAGAGADVTMSTALISHPWGNGDLLADLQRAVGQGGFEMDPVGDVPDTSMMEKWLIESSVTGIPCFELPPIKKFLAEHSGLLSPPQRLMSKFPPNLNGLPSDKELHGQLDPIFAKHDVICSPTMLTVAPSVPSGWAIPYDNMYMGTDFTFIANTMGYPAVTVPCGLVRGLPVGLQILGQWGSEATVLRVARAVEAALPQLGSPPIA, from the coding sequence ATGGGTAAGGACGACAGGGATAGCGGCATCAACATCAACATTTCCCGGCGCTTGATGTTGGGCGGCATGGCCTGTGCGGCCACCGCACCTCTCCTGGGGAACGTCGCGCGGGCGGCCACATCGACCGGCGATGAACTTACCTGGCTGCCCGCGACGCGTTTGCGCGACATGATAGCCAAAAAGGAAGTCTCCGCGCTGGAAGTCACCAACCATTTCCTGGCGCGGATCGAACGGCTGAATCCGTTGCTCCACGCCTTTGTTCATGTCGATCCTGACGGTGCCCGCCGCGCAGCGCGCGAGGCCGACAAGGCAGTGGCTAATGGTAAGCCGCTGGGGCCCCTGCATGGTGTGCCGATGGGGATAAAGGACCAGATCTGGGCGAAGGGGCTGCCCTCGACATGCGGCTCACAGGTGTTTGCCAATTTCCGGCCGAGCTTTGACGGCACGATCGTCGAACGCCTCCGCGCCGCCGGCGCGATCATCGTGGGAACGACGAACATGCCCGAATTCGCGGCATGGCCCCGCTCGAAATCCTATGTGGCGGGGGAAGCCGTCAACTCATGGGATACTTCGCGCATTCCAGGGGCATCGAGTGGCGGCAGCGGAGCCGCAGTGGCGGCTGGCATGGTGCCTGTCGCGATCGGAACGGATGGTGGCGGCTCGACCCGCATCCCTGCCTCATTATGCGGCCTCGTCGGTGTCCTGCCGACATTTGGGCGCGTTCCCGGCTATGGAGGTTTTCACTGCGGCCTGCGGGGAAGCGCAGGACCGATGGCGCGGTCGGTGCGCGACGCGGCGGTGGTGCTACAGATTATCTCCGGACCCGACCCGCGAATGAGCCGGGCCATTCAAACCCCCGCCCCAGACGGGCTAACCGGGCTCGAAACAGGCGTGCGTGGCATGAGGGTCGCATGGTCACCCGATTTCGGCAGGCTAAAGCCCGATCCGGCGGTTCTTGCCTCGGCTCAATTGGCCGCACATGCGCTCGCAGGAGCGGGAGCCGACGTCACGATGTCGACGGCTCTGATTTCGCATCCTTGGGGCAATGGCGACTTGCTGGCCGACCTTCAGCGGGCGGTCGGGCAGGGCGGATTCGAGATGGACCCCGTAGGCGACGTACCGGATACCAGCATGATGGAAAAATGGCTGATCGAGAGCAGTGTCACCGGCATTCCCTGCTTCGAGCTTCCGCCGATCAAGAAATTCCTGGCGGAGCATAGTGGACTGCTGTCGCCCCCGCAGCGCCTGATGAGCAAGTTTCCACCCAACCTCAATGGCTTGCCCAGTGATAAGGAATTGCATGGGCAACTTGATCCGATCTTCGCCAAGCATGACGTTATCTGTTCGCCGACGATGCTTACGGTCGCGCCCTCGGTGCCGTCCGGCTGGGCGATCCCTTATGACAATATGTATATGGGCACCGATTTCACCTTTATCGCGAATACCATGGGCTATCCCGCTGTAACGGTGCCTTGTGGACTTGTGCGCGGATTGCCGGTGGGTCTTCAGATTTTGGGGCAGTGGGGCAGCGAAGCGACCGTCCTTCGTGTGGCACGTGCTGTCGAGGCCGCACTGCCGCAACTGGGATCTCCCCCGATAGCGTGA
- a CDS encoding TonB-dependent receptor: MNIYIEKSTLFATTILSLGLLSIAPAAAQAGAVDEDQGGIREIVVTARKVSENLQTTPVAVTALDTTALQQRQITSVAQIVQAAPSLSIQIGGTGNSGLAYVAIRGNAQNSPNSATDAAVGIYVDGVYYGRPMIGNLGLLDLASAEVLRGTQGTLFGRNTTGGALNLTTVVPGGELTGYIRGTLGNRDFRSVEGAVTLPLNGDELSLRVAGRYSERGPLGKNPLRAVDPETIKHDINARATLRFAPAGSPLEIIIRGDIIRTKDSYNNSALTAVNPTGASAGLYASQNISQYLQSQGNNFYRNYSNPQTGSDNVDSPWNHNRAEGVSGTIEYDLGGAQIKSITAWRHSNTGDQADIDGTPVPVISYGSDYVQRQFSEELQISGKVDRLDWIFGGMYFRESGHEQTESYPFQKTDLKFLALNPAFGPNYANGQIAPSTFGFSNFKSSSRALFAQANYELTDSLRATAGFRYTWDTRSIVRRGINNATSAPEYIITPVASLGFPVRVVQPGTCQVGVNAGTVAGDACAQPLSAKFKYPAWTLGLDYQMGDGKFIYAKTGGAAMAGGFNTRQTPPGFGSFKPEKVKDAEIGFKGDFLDRRLRVNLAGFYVWRNDAQNIVNLFANGALTQFVQNAGKVRSHGIELETTAQPWEGMELNVAASRLWSKYKAGSFTGVSGVTGMTIDRSGEEVLQAPKWIYNVAATQRIPYSGGELVASMNYAYQGSRAMCNDTPDLTYGTSATNPADTAAKRAADYAVYNQQCKLKGYGLLNGRIGLELNNGIELSIWGKNLLETHYYVSQFNGYLSLGQSIKFQGAPQTFGATIGYKF, translated from the coding sequence ATGAATATTTATATTGAAAAAAGCACTCTTTTCGCCACAACTATATTATCGCTTGGACTATTGTCGATCGCGCCTGCGGCAGCGCAAGCGGGAGCAGTGGACGAGGATCAGGGAGGCATTCGCGAGATTGTCGTCACGGCCCGAAAGGTCAGCGAAAATCTTCAGACCACGCCGGTCGCCGTAACCGCGCTTGACACCACCGCCTTGCAGCAGAGGCAAATTACCAGCGTCGCCCAGATCGTACAGGCGGCGCCCAGCCTTTCCATCCAGATCGGAGGCACCGGCAACTCAGGCCTTGCCTATGTCGCTATTCGCGGCAATGCCCAAAATTCACCGAATTCGGCAACGGATGCTGCCGTGGGCATCTATGTCGATGGTGTTTATTATGGCCGTCCGATGATTGGAAATCTCGGCCTGCTGGATCTTGCGTCAGCTGAAGTGCTGCGCGGCACCCAGGGGACGTTGTTCGGTCGCAATACCACAGGCGGTGCGCTGAATTTGACGACTGTCGTCCCCGGCGGTGAACTGACCGGCTATATACGGGGCACGCTGGGCAATCGCGATTTCCGTTCGGTTGAAGGTGCCGTCACGTTGCCGCTGAATGGTGACGAACTCTCGCTTCGCGTGGCGGGCCGTTATTCGGAACGTGGTCCTCTGGGGAAAAATCCTCTGCGCGCGGTGGATCCTGAAACGATCAAGCATGACATCAACGCGCGCGCCACATTGCGTTTCGCACCCGCAGGATCGCCGCTGGAAATCATCATTCGTGGCGATATTATTCGTACGAAGGACAGCTACAACAACTCTGCTCTGACAGCAGTCAATCCTACCGGAGCATCTGCAGGCCTTTATGCTAGCCAGAATATAAGCCAGTATCTTCAGTCCCAGGGCAATAATTTCTATCGAAACTATAGCAATCCGCAAACTGGTAGCGACAATGTTGACAGTCCATGGAATCACAACCGGGCGGAAGGCGTGAGCGGCACGATCGAATACGACCTCGGCGGCGCCCAGATCAAGTCGATTACGGCATGGCGGCATTCGAACACCGGCGATCAGGCCGATATTGACGGCACGCCCGTGCCTGTCATTTCCTACGGGTCCGATTATGTGCAGCGGCAGTTCAGCGAAGAGTTGCAGATTTCAGGCAAGGTTGACCGTCTCGACTGGATTTTTGGCGGGATGTACTTCCGCGAAAGCGGCCATGAACAAACGGAATCCTATCCCTTCCAGAAGACGGATCTAAAGTTTCTCGCTCTTAATCCGGCGTTTGGGCCGAATTATGCCAATGGTCAGATTGCCCCATCGACGTTCGGTTTTTCCAATTTCAAATCATCGTCGCGAGCATTGTTTGCCCAGGCAAATTACGAGTTGACCGATTCGCTGCGTGCGACGGCGGGCTTTCGTTATACCTGGGATACCCGTAGTATCGTCCGGCGCGGTATAAACAACGCGACCTCGGCTCCGGAATATATCATCACGCCCGTCGCATCGCTCGGCTTCCCGGTGCGCGTGGTGCAGCCTGGCACCTGTCAGGTCGGGGTCAATGCCGGAACAGTGGCAGGCGATGCTTGTGCCCAGCCGCTGAGCGCCAAATTCAAATATCCCGCATGGACACTGGGCCTTGATTATCAAATGGGAGACGGCAAGTTCATCTATGCCAAGACCGGCGGCGCCGCGATGGCCGGCGGCTTCAACACCCGTCAAACGCCGCCCGGATTTGGGTCTTTCAAACCTGAAAAAGTGAAAGATGCGGAAATCGGCTTCAAGGGTGATTTCCTGGATCGCCGCCTGCGCGTTAATCTTGCCGGTTTCTACGTCTGGCGCAACGATGCCCAGAACATTGTAAACCTGTTCGCCAATGGCGCGCTGACACAATTCGTCCAGAATGCGGGCAAGGTCCGTTCCCATGGTATCGAACTGGAAACCACCGCCCAACCTTGGGAAGGCATGGAACTGAATGTCGCGGCTTCCCGCCTCTGGTCAAAATATAAAGCGGGTTCATTCACAGGAGTGAGCGGCGTGACCGGTATGACGATTGACCGTAGCGGCGAAGAAGTGCTCCAGGCGCCAAAATGGATATATAATGTGGCGGCCACCCAACGTATTCCTTATTCAGGGGGCGAACTCGTTGCCAGCATGAATTATGCCTATCAGGGAAGTCGTGCGATGTGTAACGATACGCCCGACCTGACCTATGGAACGAGCGCGACGAACCCGGCCGACACCGCCGCCAAGCGCGCCGCCGATTATGCTGTGTATAATCAGCAGTGCAAACTCAAGGGCTATGGATTGCTCAACGGCCGGATCGGCCTGGAACTAAATAATGGTATTGAGCTATCCATTTGGGGCAAAAATTTGTTGGAAACGCATTATTACGTGTCTCAGTTCAACGGTTATTTGTCGTTAGGTCAGTCGATAAAGTTCCAGGGCGCGCCGCAAACCTTTGGAGCCACGATCGGCTACAAGTTCTGA
- a CDS encoding DUF6538 domain-containing protein → MCTYLEQVGSTYYFRRMVPAELWAIIRTKTGKPRSEWKISLNMKDRAEAKRLLLVRIRATDVEMGAACRFG, encoded by the coding sequence ATGTGTACGTATCTCGAACAGGTCGGTAGCACCTATTATTTCCGGCGCATGGTGCCCGCAGAATTGTGGGCGATCATCCGCACGAAAACCGGCAAGCCCCGGTCGGAATGGAAGATCTCCCTCAATATGAAAGACAGGGCGGAAGCGAAGCGCCTCCTGCTGGTTCGTATCCGGGCCACAGACGTTGAAATGGGCGCGGCCTGCCGCTTTGGCTAG
- a CDS encoding helix-turn-helix domain-containing protein, which yields MKINIKCRKGALTAQPLPGTKPDQIVAMPVELLTVREAASIARVSEPTIRRWLRCEGLPRFGSKGRVRIDKADLVKFLKGEGA from the coding sequence ATGAAGATCAACATCAAATGCAGGAAGGGCGCGCTAACGGCCCAGCCCCTGCCGGGCACCAAGCCCGACCAGATTGTCGCCATGCCCGTCGAACTGCTGACGGTGCGCGAGGCCGCGAGCATTGCCCGGGTATCGGAACCCACCATTCGCCGCTGGCTTCGGTGCGAAGGGCTTCCCCGCTTTGGTTCCAAGGGCCGGGTCAGGATCGACAAGGCGGACCTCGTGAAGTTCCTTAAAGGCGAGGGTGCCTGA